TTTGAATTGTGCCGGTAACACTTTCATATAATTCGAGCCAGTCATCGGAAGTCGTGATGGCGAAATTGTCTTCCTCGGAAAATGACACATTTCGCCGGGCTCTCATGATGGCACGGGTCTGGCCGACGGCCTCTTCGATGGTTTCCTCTGACTGGGCTTTGACCAGGATATTGATGGATCTGTGAGATCCGAAATTCTTCAACAGCGTTGTAATTGGTATGATAACAAAATTGTCAAGGTCCTCTCCCAAAATCGAACCACGTGGTTCAGCAATCCCGATAACTTCGTATTTGTGGGAACCGATCCTGACAGTTTTCCCGATCGGATCGAGATTTTTGAAAAGTTCATCTGCTACGGAAGCTCCCAGAATCGTGACCTGCACGAAGTGATCATCCTCGAAGTTGTTGTGCCCACGCCCCTGGCCGATTTCGAAATCGGTTATTCGAAGCAGATTCGCTGTCGCTCCTACTATCGGCACGCTTCTGATCTTTTCGGAAGCATATTTGACCGGCCTGAAAGTCATCGTGCGACCCCCGACCTCTTTGCAATGATCGCAGGACTCACGCAATGCGTTCAAATCGCGCATTTTGAAATCTTTGCGCTTTCTGGCCTTACGCCAGGCTTCGTAGGAGGAATGCTCCTCGACACCCATCTTGCTGACCACGAATGTCGAACTGCCCATCTGGTTGATCAGACCGGTCACCTTGACATTCATGCCAACCACGATCGACACTATGGCGATTACCGAAGTGACACCTATAATGATTCCGAAGACTGTCAGGAAAGTGCGAAGTTTATGGGCCTTGAGGGCTTCGAAAGACAGCCTGACCAAATCACCCGCAAGCATTTAACTAACACCCGAGGTATTACCGCGTCCTTGCTTTTCAGTTTCAATTTGACCGTCGCGAATACTGATTATCCGGTCGGCAAATTCAGCGATTTCCGGGTCATGAGTGACCATGACCAAGGTGTTGCCGCGGTCATTTAGTTCGCGGAAGAGTTTCATGATTTCGAGACCGGTTTTGGTGTCGAGGTTTCCGGTCGGCTCATCAGCCAGGATAATCGATGGGTTGGTCACCAGGGCTCTGGCTATCGCCACTCTCTGTCTTTGACCACCCGAAAGTTCATTGGGTCGATGAGTGGCCCAGTCGAGCAGGTCTACCTGTGTGAGTGCTTTTTCAGCCATTTCGCGACGGCTTCCACTGTCGATTCCGCTGTAAATCAGGGGCAGTTCGACATTGTGCAATGCGTTGGCACGAGGCAGGAGATTAAAAGTCTGGAAAACGAACCCGATCTCCTTGTTGCGGATCCTCGCCAGCTCATTGTCGTTCATAGCGGAAACATCGACATCGTTAAGAAAATACTCACCCCTGGTGGGAGTATCAAGGCAACCTATCAGGTTCATCAAGGTCGATTTACCTGATCCTGATGGCCCCATGATGGCGACATATTCACCTTCTTCGATCTGAACATCGACACCCTTGAGGGCGTGGAGTTCCTGGGTACCCATAACATAGGTTTTCCACAGATTTTTAGTTTCAATCATACTTTAATCACTCTATCTCTTTTTTACCGGATCGCCATGTTCGAGTTCCCTGAGAGCGCTGTAGGGCCCGCTGATCACTTCCTGGCCGACTTTAAGCCCTGATACGATCTGGATATTGGTGCGGTCCTGAATGCCCAGTTCGACCTGTTGAAAATGAGCTGTTCCATCGTCATAAAGATATACACCCTCATAAAGCTCGGTCTTGGAATCGTCAGATTCGTCATTTTTCCTGTCCTGTCCGGGAAGCTGATCGACTGCGACAATCGCCTGGATCGGGAGGTATTTGGAATCGTACACACGGCCGGTTATAATATCGACTTCAGCTGTCAGATTGGGCTTGATATGCTTGTATTTTTCGAGTAGTTCGACTTTGACCAGAAAATCCGTAATCTGTTCAGAAAAGCTCTGTCCGGAGACCTGCGCCGATGAGCCTATCGAGGTAACAATTCCGGCAAATGTCGTATCCGGGAAAGCATCGATTGCAACCTCGGCTTCCTGTCCGATTTCGAGATTCTTGATATCGGTCTCATCGACACGAACCTCGACTTCCAGAACGGACATATCCGCCACGGTCATAATAATCGCTCCGGGCACATTGGGAGAAGCGATCATGGTCCGTTCGCCGACTTCATAATTTAAATCCGTCACCACTCCATCGATCGGAGAAACGATCTCGGTTTTTTCGAAATAGTCGAGCGCCTGGCTGAGGGCGATTTCAGCCTTATTGACAGCCTGCCGGGTGGTCTCAACAGAGGCTTTGGCGGAATTGTACTGGTCCTTTATGGAGATCAGTTCCTCTTCCGAGGACGATCCCTTGCTGTACAGGTCTTTTGCCAGTTCGTACTTGAACTCCCAGTATTCGAGGTTAGATCTGGCCTGCTCCAACTGTGCGCGGGCTGTTTTGAGATCAGCCCGGGCATTGTCGACACTGAATTGATACGAGGTCTGCTTGAGACGAACCAGCAGGTCGCCTGCTTTGACAGAGTCGCCTTCTTCGACCGGGATTTCCACTATGATCTCGTAGATTTCGGCCTGGATGTTGACCTCGGCCTGCGGTTTGACACGGCCTGTCGCATTGACCTTGGCCACGATATCACCGGTTTCGACCTCCGTTGTAGTGACATAGAC
This sequence is a window from Candidatus Zixiibacteriota bacterium. Protein-coding genes within it:
- a CDS encoding FtsX-like permease family protein, whose protein sequence is MLAGDLVRLSFEALKAHKLRTFLTVFGIIIGVTSVIAIVSIVVGMNVKVTGLINQMGSSTFVVSKMGVEEHSSYEAWRKARKRKDFKMRDLNALRESCDHCKEVGGRTMTFRPVKYASEKIRSVPIVGATANLLRITDFEIGQGRGHNNFEDDHFVQVTILGASVADELFKNLDPIGKTVRIGSHKYEVIGIAEPRGSILGEDLDNFVIIPITTLLKNFGSHRSINILVKAQSEETIEEAVGQTRAIMRARRNVSFSEEDNFAITTSDDWLELYESVTGTIQIVAIAIPLIALVVAGIVVMNIMMVSVTERTREIGIRKSLGAMKRHIMLQFLTETMIMSLFGGAVGIGLGILAAKLLSDAGDLPFVISEVAILGGVFISTGIGLFFGVYPAYKGASLDPVDAMRFE
- a CDS encoding ATP-binding cassette domain-containing protein, which translates into the protein MIETKNLWKTYVMGTQELHALKGVDVQIEEGEYVAIMGPSGSGKSTLMNLIGCLDTPTRGEYFLNDVDVSAMNDNELARIRNKEIGFVFQTFNLLPRANALHNVELPLIYSGIDSGSRREMAEKALTQVDLLDWATHRPNELSGGQRQRVAIARALVTNPSIILADEPTGNLDTKTGLEIMKLFRELNDRGNTLVMVTHDPEIAEFADRIISIRDGQIETEKQGRGNTSGVS
- a CDS encoding efflux RND transporter periplasmic adaptor subunit gives rise to the protein MADIKSKASQRTKKRGRRRLLIIIGTILVLIIVLLLICGRGGDDSVYVTTTEVETGDIVAKVNATGRVKPQAEVNIQAEIYEIIVEIPVEEGDSVKAGDLLVRLKQTSYQFSVDNARADLKTARAQLEQARSNLEYWEFKYELAKDLYSKGSSSEEELISIKDQYNSAKASVETTRQAVNKAEIALSQALDYFEKTEIVSPIDGVVTDLNYEVGERTMIASPNVPGAIIMTVADMSVLEVEVRVDETDIKNLEIGQEAEVAIDAFPDTTFAGIVTSIGSSAQVSGQSFSEQITDFLVKVELLEKYKHIKPNLTAEVDIITGRVYDSKYLPIQAIVAVDQLPGQDRKNDESDDSKTELYEGVYLYDDGTAHFQQVELGIQDRTNIQIVSGLKVGQEVISGPYSALRELEHGDPVKKR